The DNA sequence ATGGGGCCGCTGACGTTCGGCAAGAAAGAGGAGGAAATTTTTTTGGCGCGCGATATATGGCGTACGCCCAATTATAGCGAGCGGACGGCGCAACTGATCGACGATGAGATCCGCCAAGTCGTGCTGCGGAATTATGAGAGAGCAAAGGGGATTCTCACGCAAAAACGAGACGTTTTGGATCGATTAGCGGACGCGCTTTTGGAGTACGAGGTGCTGGAAGGTGAGGAAGTCTCGGCGATTATCGAGGGGCGACCGTTTCAAAAGAAAAAGATAGTCCCTTCAAAACCGGGTCAGGGGACGAGCCAGCCCGCCGAAACGAAAAGCGTAATCCCCGGATTATTAGGCAAGCCGGAGCCGGCGATGGGTTTCGTCGGCGCGGAGCCGAAGCGAC is a window from the Bdellovibrionota bacterium genome containing:
- a CDS encoding cell division protein FtsH, which translates into the protein PIHKVTIIPRGMALGLTHQMPTEDKYTLNQDFAETTIAIMMGGRVAEELVFGRKTNGAGNDIEKATELARKMVCEWGMSDKMGPLTFGKKEEEIFLARDIWRTPNYSERTAQLIDDEIRQVVLRNYERAKGILTQKRDVLDRLADALLEYEVLEGEEVSAIIEGRPFQKKKIVPSKPGQGTSQPAETKSVIPGLLGKPEPAMGFVGAEPKRRP